In Pleurocapsa sp. PCC 7319, the following are encoded in one genomic region:
- a CDS encoding gamma-glutamylcyclotransferase family protein, which yields MHQSNFVFGYGSLVNWDNLQQYLGRKLTPGLDFVICGLHNFHRCWNIAMDNRLDLPNYKYYIEEQTGNRFNGFVTFLNIRFDQDKTIIGILFRVSEPELENLDQRERNYQRIDITHLINRAIQGKAWVYLGLEQAKNRYHEGLQKNCTAISQEYFDLVNDAYYSLGNCAFSNYLATTDKLEVPTVNLKRCKVGIS from the coding sequence ATGCATCAATCTAATTTTGTCTTTGGTTACGGCTCTCTAGTCAACTGGGATAATTTACAACAATACTTAGGACGTAAATTAACTCCTGGTTTAGATTTTGTTATTTGTGGTTTGCACAATTTCCATCGTTGCTGGAATATTGCCATGGATAATCGCCTTGATTTACCCAATTACAAATATTACATCGAAGAACAAACTGGTAACAGGTTTAATGGTTTTGTCACTTTTTTAAACATTCGTTTTGATCAAGATAAAACTATTATCGGGATTTTATTTCGTGTTTCTGAACCAGAGTTAGAAAATTTAGATCAACGTGAAAGAAATTATCAAAGAATTGATATAACTCATCTGATTAATAGAGCAATACAGGGAAAAGCCTGGGTTTACCTAGGTCTTGAACAAGCCAAAAATCGTTATCATGAGGGCTTGCAGAAAAACTGTACTGCAATTTCTCAAGAATATTTTGATTTAGTTAATGATGCCTATTACTCATTAGGTAATTGCGCATTTTCTAACTATCTTGCCACTACCGATAAACTTGAAGTACCAACTGTAAACCTCAAGAGATGCAAAGTGGGTATTTCTTAA
- a CDS encoding BCD family MFS transporter, with protein sequence MTTQDFSESSEMNNRPKRQVGMLTIFRLGLFNMGLGLMAVLTLAVLNRVMISELDIPATLTGGILSTSLFVAPARVWFGQLSDHKPIAGKYRTNYVLLGTAIFGLAVFLAVQVLWQLGTVVRNSGGWLWNTQTIGWSALLALIMTIYGLAVSSSSTPFTALLVDISESERRSKLVSVVWSMLMVGIVIGGITGSVVFKRIEVDGVAAGNIPLEILQPPINFVFGFVPFLVLALAIIATWGVEKKYSHFMARNSLTNREDSISIGRAIQVLTTSRQTGIFFAFLSVLTIGLFMQEAVLEPYGGEVFGMSIGETTKLNSYWGIGILLGYSITGFFIIPKLGKKSTIKIGCILVAICFGLIILSGFTQEPKILQSAMVLFGAAAGMATVGGISLMLDLTATETAGTFIGAWGLAQAMSRGLATFVGGVILDVGKSIFATPLMSYSLVFAMQAVGMILAIAILDQVNVQEFKETTAKALSTVMEGDLDG encoded by the coding sequence ATGACTACTCAAGATTTTTCCGAATCTTCTGAGATGAATAATCGCCCGAAACGTCAGGTGGGAATGTTGACTATTTTTCGTCTCGGCTTATTTAATATGGGACTGGGATTAATGGCAGTATTAACCCTCGCCGTATTAAATCGGGTAATGATTAGTGAATTAGATATACCCGCAACTCTGACAGGGGGAATCCTCTCGACATCGTTATTTGTTGCCCCTGCAAGAGTCTGGTTCGGACAACTATCGGATCATAAACCCATAGCAGGAAAATATCGTACTAATTATGTCCTGCTAGGAACAGCTATTTTCGGTTTAGCAGTATTTTTAGCAGTTCAAGTATTATGGCAATTAGGAACAGTTGTCAGAAATAGCGGGGGGTGGCTGTGGAATACCCAAACTATCGGCTGGAGTGCTTTGTTAGCTCTGATTATGACAATTTATGGTTTAGCAGTTAGTTCCAGTTCGACACCATTTACTGCTCTACTCGTTGATATTTCTGAATCAGAAAGGCGCTCAAAATTAGTCTCGGTAGTTTGGTCAATGTTGATGGTAGGTATAGTAATTGGCGGAATTACCGGTAGTGTCGTTTTTAAAAGAATCGAAGTTGACGGAGTTGCCGCAGGTAATATTCCCTTAGAAATATTACAACCACCAATAAATTTTGTATTTGGTTTTGTCCCCTTTTTAGTTCTTGCCTTAGCTATTATTGCCACTTGGGGAGTAGAAAAAAAATATTCTCACTTTATGGCTAGGAACTCTTTAACTAATCGGGAAGACAGTATTAGTATCGGTAGGGCAATTCAAGTATTGACTACTAGCCGACAAACTGGAATCTTCTTTGCTTTTTTATCTGTTCTCACTATTGGTTTATTTATGCAGGAAGCGGTATTAGAACCCTATGGTGGGGAAGTTTTCGGCATGAGTATTGGTGAAACGACTAAGTTAAATTCTTACTGGGGAATAGGCATTTTGCTTGGGTATAGTATTACAGGATTTTTCATTATCCCTAAATTGGGTAAAAAATCAACAATCAAAATTGGTTGCATTTTAGTTGCCATCTGTTTTGGTTTAATTATTCTTTCAGGCTTTACCCAAGAGCCAAAAATTTTGCAATCAGCAATGGTACTATTCGGGGCGGCAGCAGGAATGGCTACTGTTGGTGGTATTAGCTTGATGTTAGATTTGACTGCTACCGAAACCGCAGGTACTTTTATTGGTGCTTGGGGATTAGCTCAAGCTATGTCGAGAGGTTTGGCTACTTTTGTTGGGGGTGTTATTCTCGATGTTGGCAAAAGTATTTTTGCTACTCCCCTGATGTCTTACAGTTTGGTATTTGCAATGCAAGCTGTAGGCATGATTTTGGCGATCGCCATTCTCGATCAAGTTAATGTCCAAGAATTTAAAGAAACCACAGCTAAGGCACTTTCAACCGTAATGGAAGGAGATTTGGATGGGTAA